The genomic interval GAGACTGGGAATGTTTCTGCTGTAATGGATGGGGAATTGGATGGATTTATGAATGCGTTTTTGAAGTTTAAAGTTAATTAGTTGAACTCGTTGAATTAGTTGAATTGGGGAAAAAGGAAGAAAAAAAAGAGAAAGAATTATGAAAGATATAAAAAGTTTAGAAATCTATATAGATGCTTTGAATTTTTCAAATTTAATTTGGGATGTTTGTGTTAAATGGGATTATTTTAACAAAAAGACTCTTGGTGTTCAACTTGTAAAATCAGCAGACTCCATTTCTGCAAATATTTCCGAAGGCTATGGAAGATTTCATTATAAAGAAAATCTGAATTTTTGTTATTATGCTCGTGGTTCATTCGAAGAATCAAAGGACCATTTAAGAAAAAGTTATCATCGAAATTTGATTATAAATGAAGATCGTAAAAAAATTGAAGAATTTGTTAATAATTTTCCACAAAGACTTAATTCTTATATAAACTTTATAAAAAAATCAATGATTGATTATAAATCAAAATAGGAGAAATTTCAAGATGATTTCAATTCTTCCCAATTCAACTAATTCCCCTGATTCAACCAGTTCAACGAATTCAACCAGTTCAACCAAATCCTTGATCCAAAAAATCGACAAAACCAAACTCCCAAAACACATCGCCATTATCATGGACGGCAATGGTCGTTGGGCAAAATTGCATAAAACCAAAAGGTCAAACGGTCACAAAGAAGGCGTGAAATCCGTGCGTGATATTGTTGAGATCAGTGTTGAGATCAGTCTGGAATATTTAACTATTTATGCTTTTTCAACGG from Candidatus Cloacimonadota bacterium carries:
- a CDS encoding four helix bundle protein — translated: MKDIKSLEIYIDALNFSNLIWDVCVKWDYFNKKTLGVQLVKSADSISANISEGYGRFHYKENLNFCYYARGSFEESKDHLRKSYHRNLIINEDRKKIEEFVNNFPQRLNSYINFIKKSMIDYKSK